A single region of the Epinephelus moara isolate mb chromosome 16, YSFRI_EMoa_1.0, whole genome shotgun sequence genome encodes:
- the pa2g4b gene encoding proliferation-associated protein 2G4b has product MSGDDETQEQTIADDLVVTKYKMGAEIANQALKTVVGAAMAGVSVLSLCEKGDAFIMAETGKIFKKEKDMKKGIAFPTCVSVNNCVCHHSPLKSDPDVILKDGDLVKIDLGVHVDGFISNVAHSFVVGVTKENPLTGRKADVLKAAHLCAEAALRLVKPGNQNTQVTEAWNKIAKSFKCSPIEGMLSHQLKQHVIDGEKTIIQNPTDQQKKDHEKAEFEVHEVYAVDVLISSGEGKAKDGGQRTTVYKRDPNKVYGLKMKTSRTFFSDVERRFDTMPFTLRAFEDESKARLGVVECAKHELVQPFNVLHEKEGEVVAQFKFTVLLMANGPLRITNSLFEPELYKSEHEVEDPELKALLQSSASRKTQKKKKKKASKTVESATGQAMETEAAE; this is encoded by the exons ATGTCTGGAGATGACGAGACACAGGAGCAGACCATCGCCGACGACTTGGTGGTCACCAAGTACAAGATGGGCGCAGAGATCGCGAATC AGGCTCTGAAGACGGTGGTTGGGGCAGCTATGGCCGGAGTCTCCGTGCTCAGCCTGTGTGAAAAGGGAGATGCCTTCATCATGGCAGAAACTGGGAAAATCTTCAAGAAGGAAAAAGACATGAAGAAAG GTATCGCTTTTCCTACTTGTGTGTCAGTTAACAACTGCGTATGCCATCACTCCCCTCTGAAGAGTGACCCTGATGTCATACTGAAGGATGGGGACCTCGTCAAAAT TGACCTGGGTGTGCACGTTGATGGCttcatctcaaatgtggctcaCAGCTTCGTTGTTGGAGTGACCAAG GAGAACCCACTGACTGGACGGAAGGCTGACGTTCTCAAAGCAGCTCACCTGTGTGCTGAGGCTGCTCTGCGTCTTGTTAAGCCAGGGAACCAG AACACACAGGTCACAGAAGCCTGGAACAAGATTGCAAAGTCATTCAAGTGCTCCCCTATTGAAG GCATGCTGTCCCATCAGCTCAAACAACACGTGATCGATGGGGAGAAAACTATCATTCAAAACCCAACGGACCAGCAAAA AAAGGACCATGAGAAGGCTGAGTTTGAGGTGCATGAGGTATATGCAGTGGATGTACTTATCAGCAGTGGAGAGGGGAAG GCAAAGGATGGAGGTCAGAGGACCACCGTTTACAAACGAGACCCCAACAAGGTGTACGGTTTAAAGATGAAGACATCTCGGACATTCTTCAGTGACGTGGAGAGGCGCTTTGACACAATGCCTTTCACTCTGAG AGCGTTTGAGGACGAAAGCAAGGCCAGGTTGGGCGTGGTGGAGTGTGCCAAACATGAGCTGGTGCAGCCGTTCAACGTGCTGCATGAGAAAGAGG GTGAAGTTGTTGCCCAGTTCAAGTTCACCGTGCTGCTCATGGCCAATGGACCTTTGCGAATCACAAATAGCCTCTTTGAGCCAGAACTCTACAAGTCTGAACATGAAGTGGAGGACCCAGAGCTGAAG gcTTTACTTCAAAGCTCAGCCAGCCGCAAgactcagaagaagaagaaaaagaag gcCTCAAAGACTGTTGAGAGCGCAACAGGACAGGCGATGGAGACTGAAGCTGCAGAATAG